A region of Streptomyces sp. NBC_01264 DNA encodes the following proteins:
- the lepB gene encoding signal peptidase I: MRRRRAGRVPRRLAAILCGGILLTLLLKTFVAQAFAIPSASMDPTLRVGDRVLVDTFSRWTGSAPSRGDVVVFTDPGGWLQHDVTPRSGGFPGQGVLAALGLMPSTDGRNLIKRVVAVGGDTVEGDAQGRVRVDGVPADPPPGTPSGPARAAAPFRVTVPPGRLFVLGDNRGNSADSRAHLDNGHGGSIPDGAVVGEAFAVVWPGAHWRSL, encoded by the coding sequence GTGCGCAGGCGCCGTGCGGGCCGGGTCCCGCGCCGCCTCGCCGCGATCCTGTGCGGTGGCATCCTGCTGACGCTGCTGCTCAAGACCTTCGTCGCGCAGGCCTTCGCGATCCCTTCCGCCTCGATGGATCCGACCCTCCGGGTCGGTGACCGGGTCCTCGTCGACACGTTCAGCCGATGGACCGGGAGCGCTCCCTCACGCGGTGACGTCGTCGTCTTCACCGACCCGGGCGGCTGGCTGCAGCACGACGTCACCCCCCGCTCCGGCGGATTCCCCGGCCAGGGGGTGCTCGCCGCGCTCGGGCTCATGCCCAGCACGGACGGCCGGAACCTGATCAAGCGCGTCGTCGCGGTCGGTGGGGACACCGTCGAAGGGGATGCGCAGGGGCGCGTGCGCGTCGACGGCGTGCCGGCCGATCCGCCGCCCGGGACGCCCTCCGGGCCGGCCCGCGCCGCCGCTCCGTTCCGCGTCACCGTTCCGCCCGGGCGGCTGTTCGTACTCGGCGACAACCGGGGGAATTCGGCGGATTCACGTGCGCACCTCGACAACGGCCACGGGGGCTCGATACCGGACGGTGCCGTCGTCGGTGAGGCCTTCGCCGTGGTGTGGCCCGGTGCGCACTGGCGGTCGTTGTAG
- a CDS encoding L,D-transpeptidase gives MKKPSSTMTAVLSAGVCAAAAATALTLPWGSGAGTFAAAGPAAHQSARISFNPPDGATGVAPGQNASVSVSGGHLESVAMDPAAGGADGSGALSPDGTHWSSGGTLAPGTAYTVHAAALAGGASGTAVTQDASFTTVPASDVLHATVTPSDSSTVGVGMPVSVTFDKPVAVADQGTVQQHIKVTSTSGQQVLGHWFGPNRLDFRPEAFWQPGSKVDVQLALGGVSAGPAAMGVQNSSEEFTVGRSQISTVDVAAKTMAVVRDGTPLKTLPVSAGSPEHATYDGTMVISSKSLTTAMDGATVGLLGPDGKPQYDIPDVPHAMRLTDSGTFVHGNYWAAPQVFGQEDTSHGCIGLSDVEGGKDPNTPAAWFYDNSLVGDVVIVKNSGGTAVQPGNGLSDWNLDWSQWNDGSAAG, from the coding sequence ATGAAGAAGCCCTCCTCGACCATGACAGCCGTGCTCTCGGCGGGGGTGTGCGCCGCTGCCGCGGCCACGGCCCTCACCCTGCCCTGGGGCTCCGGCGCCGGGACGTTCGCTGCCGCCGGCCCGGCCGCGCACCAGTCGGCGCGCATTTCGTTCAACCCGCCCGACGGAGCCACCGGGGTCGCTCCCGGGCAGAACGCCTCGGTCTCCGTGAGCGGCGGGCACCTGGAGTCGGTGGCGATGGACCCGGCCGCCGGAGGCGCCGACGGTTCGGGCGCGCTCTCGCCGGACGGGACGCACTGGTCCTCCGGTGGAACGCTGGCCCCGGGGACCGCGTACACCGTGCACGCCGCGGCCCTGGCGGGCGGCGCATCGGGCACTGCGGTGACCCAGGACGCGTCCTTCACGACCGTGCCGGCGTCCGACGTGCTGCACGCCACGGTGACGCCGTCCGACTCGTCCACGGTGGGCGTCGGCATGCCGGTCTCCGTCACCTTCGACAAGCCGGTGGCCGTGGCCGACCAGGGGACGGTCCAGCAGCACATCAAGGTCACCTCCACTAGCGGCCAGCAGGTGCTCGGCCACTGGTTCGGGCCGAACCGGCTCGACTTCCGGCCCGAGGCGTTCTGGCAGCCCGGCTCGAAGGTCGACGTGCAGCTGGCCCTAGGCGGAGTGTCCGCGGGACCGGCCGCGATGGGCGTCCAGAACAGCTCGGAAGAGTTCACTGTGGGGCGCTCCCAGATCTCGACGGTCGATGTCGCCGCGAAGACGATGGCGGTCGTGCGTGACGGCACCCCCCTCAAGACGCTGCCGGTTTCCGCGGGTTCGCCCGAGCACGCGACGTACGACGGCACGATGGTGATCTCCTCTAAGAGCCTGACCACCGCCATGGACGGGGCCACTGTCGGGCTGCTCGGCCCGGACGGCAAGCCTCAGTACGACATCCCCGACGTGCCGCACGCCATGCGTCTGACCGATTCGGGAACGTTCGTCCACGGCAACTACTGGGCGGCTCCGCAGGTGTTCGGCCAGGAGGACACCAGCCACGGCTGCATCGGGCTCAGCGACGTCGAGGGCGGGAAGGACCCGAACACCCCGGCCGCGTGGTTCTACGACAACTCCCTGGTCGGTGACGTGGTGATCGTCAAGAACTCGGGCGGCACAGCCGTCCAGCCGGGCAACGGGCTGAGCGACTGGAACCTGGACTGGAGCCAGTGGAACGACGGTTCGGCCGCCGGCTGA
- a CDS encoding thioredoxin family protein: MAAHRRQRAYRIPGLVRFSAVSLTVATAAFATACGANAGKGEHTENAAAFSAPDLSAPESPAGTVTVLESGAPTPSASAGTSAAPTPSASVSASAAARAAAAAAPAGAAAKPAAKSPSKPAASKPAPAPKTSTPTGGGSAKGSSGFTPGYREGANVSSAVKAAIAAAKADGKKVLIDFGANWCGNCKAADKVFGGSTVGGILDSSYHVVKADIDSNFDVLRKYSPSTGEAYKMPVLVILDGNGKVVTETHSTGNPPLTNDGLGAFLRKWA; the protein is encoded by the coding sequence ATGGCCGCACACCGCCGACAGCGCGCCTACCGCATACCGGGGCTCGTCCGCTTCTCCGCCGTCTCCCTGACGGTGGCCACCGCAGCGTTCGCCACCGCGTGCGGCGCCAATGCCGGGAAGGGAGAGCACACCGAGAACGCGGCCGCCTTCTCGGCCCCGGACCTGTCCGCTCCGGAGAGCCCGGCCGGCACCGTGACGGTGCTCGAGTCCGGGGCTCCCACCCCGTCGGCCTCCGCCGGCACCTCCGCCGCCCCCACCCCGTCCGCCTCGGTCAGCGCCTCGGCAGCTGCCCGCGCAGCCGCGGCCGCAGCGCCCGCCGGCGCCGCCGCGAAGCCCGCAGCCAAGAGCCCCTCGAAGCCCGCGGCGTCCAAGCCTGCCCCGGCGCCGAAGACGAGCACCCCCACCGGGGGCGGCTCGGCGAAGGGCTCCTCCGGTTTCACCCCCGGCTACCGGGAGGGCGCCAATGTCTCGTCGGCCGTCAAGGCGGCGATCGCCGCGGCCAAGGCCGACGGCAAGAAGGTGCTGATCGACTTCGGGGCCAACTGGTGCGGCAACTGCAAGGCCGCCGACAAGGTGTTCGGCGGCAGCACGGTCGGGGGGATCCTCGACTCGTCCTACCACGTGGTCAAAGCCGACATCGACTCCAATTTCGACGTGCTGCGCAAGTACTCCCCCAGCACCGGTGAGGCCTACAAGATGCCGGTCCTCGTCATCCTGGACGGGAACGGCAAGGTCGTGACCGAGACCCACTCGACCGGAAATCCCCCCCTCACCAACGACGGCCTGGGCGCGTTCCTCCGCAAGTGGGCTTGA
- a CDS encoding methyltransferase domain-containing protein yields the protein MGPLPTGPGTGPTGPGAAGPSKGSSLARAFREADAEDVSSLSSCLRVLEGMSCTADYKAELARRLSAASGDRVADVGCGLGFDVVRTGRRVGTRGLTLGVDSSTELLARARALAPADMPQVRYAVGDAHRLPLATGVLDAARVDRALQHVRDPAQVVRELARAVRAGGRVACAEPDWETFTVTDDDRDTTRAVAHAWCAGFRHGWIGRELPALLGAAGVRDVRLTGHLLTARGYAEIDAVFDLTGTVRGLLSGAGDDRERLEQWRQRVLHRDRAGTLMATVTVFCASGRVRGP from the coding sequence GTGGGACCTCTCCCGACCGGCCCCGGCACGGGCCCCACCGGGCCCGGAGCGGCCGGGCCCTCGAAAGGAAGCAGCCTGGCGCGCGCGTTCCGGGAAGCCGACGCCGAGGACGTGTCGTCGCTCTCCTCGTGCCTGCGCGTGCTCGAAGGCATGAGCTGCACCGCGGACTACAAGGCCGAGCTCGCCCGACGCCTGTCCGCCGCATCCGGTGACCGGGTGGCCGACGTCGGGTGCGGCCTGGGGTTCGACGTCGTACGGACGGGCCGCCGCGTGGGAACCCGCGGGCTCACCCTCGGTGTGGACAGCAGTACGGAGCTCCTGGCTCGGGCACGGGCCCTCGCGCCCGCCGACATGCCGCAGGTCCGCTACGCGGTCGGCGACGCGCACCGGCTCCCCCTGGCCACAGGCGTCCTCGACGCGGCCCGCGTGGACCGCGCCCTCCAGCACGTACGCGACCCCGCGCAGGTGGTTCGCGAACTGGCCCGCGCCGTGCGGGCCGGAGGCAGGGTGGCGTGCGCGGAGCCCGACTGGGAGACCTTCACGGTCACGGACGACGACCGGGACACCACGCGTGCCGTGGCGCACGCCTGGTGCGCGGGGTTCCGGCACGGCTGGATCGGCCGGGAACTGCCCGCCCTGCTCGGTGCGGCCGGGGTGCGGGACGTCAGGCTGACGGGCCACCTGTTGACAGCGCGGGGCTACGCGGAGATCGACGCGGTGTTCGACCTCACCGGTACCGTGCGGGGGCTCCTGTCCGGGGCCGGCGACGACCGCGAGAGGCTGGAGCAGTGGCGGCAACGCGTGCTGCACCGCGACCGGGCGGGCACGCTCATGGCCACGGTGACCGTGTTCTGCGCCTCCGGGAGGGTCCGGGGGCCGTGA
- a CDS encoding ATP/GTP-binding protein, protein MRIGVSGTHGTGKTTLVEELCAALPGYMAVEEPYLVLEEEGYPFADPPTSADYRAQLALSVQQLGSGAADVVFDRTPADFLAYLVACGRSVEGEVDEAGQQALESAMSSLDLLVLLPVTPETERLLPGAELPGLRGRMDEALAEILHGDPLDAWERVPILELAGPLDRRVEAVLAALAGLA, encoded by the coding sequence ATGCGCATCGGAGTGTCCGGCACCCACGGTACGGGGAAGACGACCTTGGTCGAGGAGCTGTGTGCGGCGCTGCCCGGGTACATGGCCGTGGAAGAGCCGTACCTCGTGCTGGAGGAGGAGGGGTACCCCTTCGCGGACCCCCCGACGTCCGCGGACTACCGGGCACAGCTCGCCCTGTCCGTGCAGCAGCTCGGTTCCGGTGCCGCCGATGTCGTTTTCGACCGGACACCGGCGGACTTCCTCGCCTACCTCGTGGCGTGCGGTCGCTCCGTCGAGGGAGAGGTCGACGAGGCCGGGCAGCAGGCGTTGGAGTCGGCCATGTCGAGCCTGGACCTCCTGGTGCTCCTGCCGGTGACGCCCGAGACGGAGCGGCTGTTGCCCGGGGCCGAATTGCCGGGCCTGCGGGGCAGGATGGACGAGGCCCTCGCGGAGATCCTGCACGGAGATCCGCTGGACGCGTGGGAGCGGGTGCCGATCCTGGAACTCGCAGGCCCGCTGGATCGCAGGGTCGAGGCGGTACTGGCGGCCTTGGCGGGTCTGGCCTGA
- a CDS encoding response regulator: protein MNTTPRSRIRVLIADDHPVYRNGVHRELESDEGLDVVRVCQDGKEALSGIIEDEPDVAVLDHRMPGLDGAQVARSAVQSGSSTRMLILSAFTENATVYQALRDGAWGYLTKDVEPHEIVQAVKACHQGDPVLPPRLTAGLISEIRTRTEIRDPHLTQREKEILKMLASGMSTPDIARSVYLAPSTVKTHIQHVCDKLGVSGRAAIVAEAMRRGILD, encoded by the coding sequence ATGAACACCACGCCCCGGTCGCGCATTCGCGTCCTGATCGCGGATGACCACCCCGTCTACCGGAACGGGGTGCACCGGGAGCTGGAGTCCGACGAGGGCCTCGACGTCGTCCGCGTCTGCCAGGACGGCAAGGAAGCCCTGTCCGGCATCATCGAGGACGAGCCCGACGTCGCCGTCCTCGATCACCGCATGCCGGGCCTCGACGGTGCCCAGGTCGCCCGGTCCGCGGTCCAGTCCGGTTCTTCCACCAGGATGCTGATCCTCTCCGCCTTCACGGAGAACGCGACCGTGTACCAGGCGCTGCGGGACGGAGCCTGGGGGTACCTCACCAAGGACGTCGAACCCCACGAGATCGTGCAGGCCGTCAAAGCATGTCACCAGGGTGATCCGGTGCTGCCTCCGCGGCTCACCGCGGGGCTGATCTCCGAGATCCGTACCCGCACCGAGATACGCGACCCGCATCTGACCCAGCGGGAGAAGGAGATCCTCAAGATGCTGGCGTCGGGGATGTCCACCCCGGACATCGCCCGCTCGGTGTACCTGGCACCGTCGACGGTCAAGACCCACATCCAGCACGTCTGCGACAAGCTCGGAGTATCGGGGCGGGCTGCCATCGTCGCGGAGGCCATGCGGCGGGGGATCCTCGATTAG
- a CDS encoding polysaccharide deacetylase family protein, producing the protein MPRTTASPRFRIPALAATAALALGALACGATSASAAPATPPPAATAASPSADAAATPQVIPNSFTKTSQGGPRTVDITIDDGPSPEWTPQVLKVLHDNGAHATFCMIGNNAKKYPSLVKEVAEAGNRLCDHSVDHDMTMDHKSVAYQQGEILGGENSIDAAAGGVAKAQYYRAPGGAFTPASRAFAASHGLRPLGWNVDPKDWSRPGTDQIVSAVKEQLGNGPVVLFHDGGGNRSETVAALTQLLPWFTQHGYGFSFPSTTAP; encoded by the coding sequence ATGCCCCGTACGACCGCCAGCCCGCGTTTCCGGATTCCCGCCCTCGCCGCGACGGCCGCACTCGCGCTCGGGGCGCTGGCGTGCGGCGCCACATCGGCCTCGGCCGCTCCCGCGACCCCGCCGCCCGCCGCCACCGCCGCGAGCCCCTCGGCGGACGCCGCCGCCACCCCGCAGGTCATCCCGAACAGCTTCACCAAAACCTCGCAGGGCGGGCCCCGTACGGTCGACATCACCATCGATGACGGGCCGAGTCCCGAGTGGACTCCCCAGGTCCTCAAGGTCCTTCACGACAACGGCGCCCACGCCACCTTCTGCATGATCGGCAACAACGCCAAGAAGTACCCGTCTCTGGTCAAGGAGGTCGCGGAGGCCGGCAACCGGCTCTGTGACCACTCCGTGGACCACGACATGACGATGGACCACAAGAGCGTCGCGTACCAGCAGGGGGAGATCCTCGGCGGGGAGAACAGCATCGACGCAGCCGCGGGCGGCGTCGCGAAGGCCCAGTACTACCGGGCTCCGGGCGGTGCCTTCACCCCGGCCAGCCGGGCGTTCGCCGCGTCGCACGGTCTGCGCCCGCTGGGGTGGAACGTCGACCCCAAGGACTGGAGCCGCCCGGGTACGGACCAGATCGTCTCCGCCGTGAAGGAGCAGCTCGGCAACGGGCCCGTCGTCCTGTTCCACGACGGTGGCGGCAACCGGTCCGAGACGGTCGCGGCCCTCACGCAGTTGCTCCCCTGGTTCACCCAGCACGGGTACGGCTTCTCCTTCCCCTCGACGACCGCGCCCTGA
- a CDS encoding S1C family serine protease, translating to MSTPDEKQNPAAPPAPPAPPATDPVPHTAADVPEPQASKAPAPAPAPAPEPPATEAEAPAPTAHGPAAARPPLVEAGANAPATARPAAETAAGEGRATASPAPDAPAPGSPGGNAATCVTAAALCAPSRVPAGAPDPKTDRAAAPAPAPTASTASTASTASTARTPSGPTPGSPAPGATSPGATAPGPPAPAGKRLSTRNLVVAGLGAALLVGATGGAAGALAAGAGASVEARHAGPASYHRSGSGQDAGPVPGVAAEALRSTVTIDATRPGVHSVGAGFFFDSAGHILTNAHVVDPGGKPAKLTVTFADGSTSPATVVGATPGYDIAVLKLGGPHPAAVPLALGNSDESEVGDPVVAVGAPFDLSGTVTSGILSALDRPVTTQNGTATAFLNALQTDAPINPGNSGGPLLDDAGQVIGVNSAISGVPAAEGGPAESVGLGFAVPINQAKWVADSLLEQGKAHYAELGLKVNNGYRGNGVQIVAEPTKDAAQAITPGGPADKAGLRPGDLITGFDGRPVDGVPALMGAVWAHHPGDRTTITYKREGTAHTTTLVLGDRTGDA from the coding sequence GTGAGCACGCCCGACGAGAAGCAGAACCCGGCGGCGCCCCCGGCGCCCCCGGCGCCACCGGCGACCGACCCAGTCCCCCACACGGCGGCGGACGTCCCGGAGCCTCAGGCCTCGAAGGCTCCGGCCCCGGCCCCGGCACCGGCGCCGGAGCCCCCGGCGACGGAGGCCGAGGCCCCGGCCCCGACCGCGCACGGCCCTGCGGCCGCCCGCCCGCCCCTGGTGGAGGCGGGCGCCAACGCCCCTGCCACCGCTCGCCCGGCTGCGGAGACTGCTGCCGGGGAGGGCCGCGCCACGGCGAGTCCGGCCCCCGATGCCCCGGCCCCCGGGAGCCCGGGCGGCAACGCCGCGACGTGTGTCACCGCCGCCGCGCTCTGCGCCCCGTCCCGCGTGCCGGCCGGGGCGCCGGACCCGAAGACCGATCGGGCCGCTGCCCCGGCTCCGGCCCCGACGGCCTCCACGGCCTCCACGGCCTCCACGGCCTCCACGGCGCGCACCCCGTCCGGGCCGACGCCAGGATCCCCCGCCCCCGGCGCGACCTCGCCCGGCGCCACCGCGCCGGGCCCTCCCGCACCCGCCGGCAAGCGGCTGAGCACCCGCAACCTCGTGGTGGCCGGGCTGGGCGCCGCGCTGCTGGTCGGCGCGACGGGCGGCGCGGCCGGTGCCCTCGCGGCCGGTGCCGGGGCATCCGTGGAGGCCCGGCACGCCGGCCCGGCGTCGTACCACCGGTCCGGCAGCGGACAGGACGCGGGCCCGGTTCCAGGGGTCGCCGCAGAGGCCCTGCGCAGCACGGTCACGATCGACGCCACCCGCCCCGGTGTCCATTCGGTCGGTGCCGGCTTCTTCTTCGACTCCGCGGGCCACATCCTGACCAACGCCCACGTCGTCGACCCGGGGGGCAAGCCCGCCAAACTCACCGTGACCTTCGCCGACGGCTCCACCAGCCCGGCCACGGTCGTCGGCGCGACCCCCGGCTACGACATCGCCGTCCTCAAGCTCGGCGGTCCGCACCCGGCCGCGGTTCCGCTCGCGCTCGGCAACTCGGACGAGAGCGAGGTGGGGGATCCCGTGGTGGCGGTCGGCGCCCCCTTCGACCTGTCCGGAACCGTCACCTCCGGCATCCTCAGCGCCCTGGACCGTCCGGTGACCACCCAGAACGGCACGGCTACCGCCTTCTTGAACGCGCTGCAGACCGACGCGCCCATCAACCCCGGCAACTCGGGGGGGCCGCTGCTCGACGACGCCGGCCAGGTCATCGGAGTGAACTCCGCCATCAGCGGGGTCCCCGCGGCAGAGGGAGGTCCCGCCGAGAGCGTCGGACTGGGCTTCGCCGTTCCCATCAACCAGGCGAAGTGGGTTGCCGACAGCCTTCTCGAACAGGGCAAGGCGCACTACGCCGAGCTCGGCCTCAAGGTGAACAACGGCTACCGGGGCAACGGGGTGCAGATCGTGGCGGAGCCCACGAAGGACGCCGCGCAGGCGATCACGCCCGGAGGTCCCGCGGACAAGGCGGGTCTGCGTCCCGGGGATCTGATCACCGGGTTCGACGGCCGTCCCGTCGACGGGGTGCCCGCGCTGATGGGCGCGGTCTGGGCGCACCACCCCGGTGACCGGACCACCATCACGTACAAGCGGGAGGGGACCGCCCACACCACGACGCTGGTACTGGGCGACCGGACGGGCGACGCCTGA
- a CDS encoding protein-disulfide reductase DsbD family protein: protein MIRHAPDARPGTDPKGSPGRAARRCAARAAAGLLLAGTALTGCGQEQDQQPEHPAAVAEFKENGVTVKLSVSDWKASSGTLVATFTPDKPGYHLYSTDLPADGIEGVGRPTEIRVSGTAAASGALQADAAVRTITVPGVDSPVPVYPDGPVTTKLAIRATGAGEAEVAVGYASCSATEGCTIPVAGRKVALRTDTDHVSLTAG from the coding sequence GTGATACGACACGCACCTGACGCACGCCCCGGTACGGACCCGAAGGGCAGTCCCGGCCGAGCGGCACGGCGCTGCGCGGCCCGGGCCGCGGCGGGTCTCCTGCTCGCGGGCACCGCCCTCACCGGGTGCGGACAGGAGCAGGACCAGCAGCCCGAACATCCCGCTGCCGTCGCCGAGTTCAAGGAGAACGGCGTCACCGTGAAGCTCAGTGTCTCCGACTGGAAGGCGTCCTCGGGCACCCTGGTGGCCACGTTCACCCCGGACAAACCCGGATATCACCTCTACAGCACCGACCTGCCCGCGGACGGCATCGAGGGGGTGGGCCGGCCCACCGAGATCCGCGTCAGCGGAACCGCCGCCGCTTCCGGGGCCCTGCAGGCCGACGCGGCCGTACGGACCATCACCGTCCCCGGCGTCGACAGTCCCGTGCCGGTCTACCCGGACGGGCCCGTGACCACGAAGCTGGCGATCCGGGCGACGGGCGCGGGCGAGGCGGAGGTGGCGGTCGGCTACGCGAGCTGCAGCGCGACCGAGGGCTGCACGATCCCGGTCGCCGGCCGGAAGGTGGCCCTGCGCACCGACACGGACCACGTCTCGCTCACGGCGGGCTGA
- a CDS encoding chorismate mutase, whose product MRTFRRSIVLIALTCGSAALLVACGSSQHPEAVTGPEQQGLAKLVRLSAERVMTADTVAAAKWGTAQPIDDPARERAVLDAATSQAAERGIDRADVQRIFEGQITANKTVQRALYAAWESAPALRPTARPDLSTEVRPVLDRIDGDLLTAIQEAQPLLSSPGCGVALDRAKAATAGQMDLDAPHRIGLDQALADACVVRPR is encoded by the coding sequence ATGCGCACTTTCCGACGTTCCATCGTGCTGATCGCCCTGACGTGCGGGAGCGCGGCACTCCTGGTCGCCTGCGGAAGCTCGCAGCACCCGGAAGCCGTCACCGGGCCCGAACAGCAGGGACTGGCGAAGCTTGTACGCCTCTCCGCCGAGCGGGTGATGACCGCCGACACGGTGGCCGCGGCGAAATGGGGAACCGCGCAGCCCATCGACGACCCGGCCCGGGAACGGGCCGTCCTCGATGCCGCGACCTCGCAGGCTGCCGAACGCGGGATCGACCGGGCCGATGTACAGCGGATCTTCGAGGGCCAGATCACGGCCAACAAGACCGTTCAGCGCGCACTGTACGCGGCGTGGGAGAGCGCCCCGGCGCTACGGCCCACGGCCCGCCCCGACCTCAGCACGGAGGTGCGTCCGGTCCTGGACCGCATCGACGGCGACCTGCTCACTGCGATCCAGGAGGCCCAGCCCCTCCTGAGCAGCCCCGGGTGCGGGGTGGCGCTCGACAGGGCGAAGGCGGCGACGGCAGGCCAGATGGACCTCGACGCCCCGCACCGGATCGGTCTCGACCAGGCCCTGGCCGACGCGTGCGTGGTCCGCCCGCGGTAG
- a CDS encoding sensor histidine kinase: MNDASEPPLRTRTAGTLSGGGLAAVHTWHLADLLRIAAWLRFGFLAVLVLACALERSGGFSLPWPETGLVAGYGALVAAALAARPRLPVLRPYTRFAAALLWGDLAVVVVLQLISDGAPALALALFLVPMSAGFQLPVRHTATIAGVCLATYAVLLTADTRLRVRTDENTVAVLALFLLTCLACLAVARQHQERSERIDQLTCERAQLLAEVMSAEERERAVLAELLHDGPLQSVLAVRLELGTSRRLGGPDDVATARVRLLDIARQLRCLTAELHPLTLEATGIGHVLELLADTTVARAGLEGECVVTVDHDARHPDPREAIVFTAARELLNNVVLHAQATRFSVSLTDEAGVWRLEVRDDGHGIAPGEPQDKLLDGHIGLASLRVRTEAALGTLTIDSGPAGTCVGISLPPVTGSSAAAPASAGRGRRAEQPSGGTRRRP, from the coding sequence GTGAACGACGCATCCGAGCCCCCGCTCCGCACCCGGACCGCGGGCACCCTTTCCGGCGGCGGACTGGCCGCCGTCCATACCTGGCACCTCGCGGACCTCCTACGGATCGCCGCCTGGCTCAGGTTCGGTTTCCTGGCCGTCCTCGTGCTGGCCTGCGCACTCGAACGGTCCGGCGGCTTCTCTCTGCCGTGGCCCGAGACCGGGTTGGTCGCCGGCTACGGCGCCCTCGTGGCGGCGGCGCTGGCGGCCCGCCCCCGCCTGCCGGTGCTGCGCCCCTACACCAGGTTCGCCGCCGCACTGCTGTGGGGAGACCTGGCGGTCGTGGTCGTCCTCCAACTGATCTCGGACGGGGCACCCGCGCTCGCGCTCGCCCTGTTCCTGGTACCGATGTCCGCTGGATTCCAGCTCCCGGTGCGGCACACCGCCACCATCGCCGGTGTCTGTCTCGCCACGTACGCGGTACTACTGACAGCGGACACACGGCTGCGGGTGCGCACCGACGAGAACACCGTCGCGGTCCTCGCCCTGTTCCTGCTGACCTGCCTCGCGTGCCTGGCCGTGGCGCGGCAGCACCAGGAGCGGTCCGAACGGATCGACCAGCTGACCTGCGAGCGGGCGCAGCTGCTGGCGGAGGTCATGTCCGCCGAGGAACGGGAGCGTGCCGTCCTGGCGGAGCTGCTCCACGACGGTCCGCTCCAGTCCGTGCTGGCCGTACGGCTGGAGCTGGGAACCTCTCGGCGGCTCGGCGGACCGGACGACGTCGCCACGGCTCGGGTCAGGCTGCTCGACATCGCACGGCAGCTCCGGTGCCTCACCGCCGAACTGCACCCGCTGACTCTGGAGGCGACGGGCATAGGGCACGTGCTGGAGCTGCTGGCCGACACCACGGTGGCGCGGGCGGGCCTGGAGGGCGAGTGCGTGGTGACCGTCGACCACGATGCGCGGCACCCCGACCCCCGCGAGGCCATCGTGTTCACGGCGGCCCGCGAACTCCTCAACAACGTCGTGCTGCACGCGCAGGCCACCCGTTTCAGCGTCTCCCTGACGGACGAGGCGGGCGTGTGGCGGCTGGAGGTGCGCGACGACGGCCACGGCATCGCCCCGGGAGAACCCCAGGACAAGCTGCTCGACGGACACATCGGGCTCGCCTCGCTGCGCGTGCGCACGGAGGCCGCCCTCGGCACGCTCACGATCGACTCGGGGCCGGCGGGTACCTGCGTCGGGATCTCCCTGCCGCCCGTCACCGGCTCCTCCGCCGCGGCTCCGGCGTCCGCCGGGCGTGGCCGCCGGGCCGAGCAACCGTCCGGCGGTACGCGCCGCCGTCCTTGA